From a region of the Gammaproteobacteria bacterium genome:
- a CDS encoding MTH938/NDUFAF3 family protein: protein MIREFSRSRVMIGSRSFDTSFIVTPDTVISPWLRKNRQTLSSSDLLPLLALDVDILLVGTGPTQEIPNPSVYRAFVDQGISIEFMDSVAACRTYNILAGEQRRVGAGITLPVE, encoded by the coding sequence TGATAGGGTCACGATCGTTTGATACCAGTTTCATCGTGACGCCGGACACGGTTATATCCCCGTGGCTAAGAAAGAATAGACAGACACTCAGTAGCTCTGATCTTCTTCCACTGCTTGCCCTTGACGTTGATATTCTGCTGGTGGGTACCGGACCGACCCAGGAAATTCCGAACCCTTCTGTTTACAGAGCTTTTGTAGACCAAGGAATATCCATCGAGTTTATGGATTCGGTGGCTGCGTGCAGGACCTATAATATACTTGCTGGGGAACAACGGCGAGTCGGCGCAGGCATTACGCTACCCGTTGAATAG
- a CDS encoding cation diffusion facilitator family transporter, whose translation MKPFENQDHYSEIRRLTLIGSVLDLFLGSIKVLVGYISNSQALIADGIHSLSDLITDVLVLVAAKHSAQEADEGHPYGHDRIQTLVSLALAGSLSIIAIAIAWDAVTRILSPESLLQPGFLPLVIAAISVVSKEGYFQYIVRHPSTAASRMLYANAWHSRSDALSSLAVIVGVGGVLAGFPWADALAATAVAGLLLVVAYRIGREGAEELIDSAASPLLNANMRKTILTIEGVRDTHELRTRRMADKVLADVHIRVDPLISVSEGHRIGDEVMDTLKAQFVEVGDVIVHIDPEDDITDDDYSKLPLRSVIEAEINTCLQNLKQHLDNRFSLQPKNIVVHYLDDGYQVEIWMSMPDEATTRDCSLVSSRIRDELMRIDNIGHVSVLFSSNQSASN comes from the coding sequence GTGAAACCGTTCGAGAATCAAGATCACTATTCCGAGATCCGGCGACTGACACTGATTGGTAGCGTACTTGATCTGTTTCTTGGGTCAATCAAGGTGCTGGTCGGATATATCAGCAACTCACAGGCACTTATCGCAGATGGTATACATTCTTTATCTGACCTGATAACCGACGTCCTGGTACTTGTCGCAGCAAAGCACAGTGCCCAGGAAGCTGACGAGGGACACCCGTATGGGCACGACCGGATCCAGACTCTGGTCAGCCTGGCACTAGCCGGTTCGTTAAGCATCATAGCGATCGCTATTGCCTGGGATGCCGTGACCAGGATCCTGTCTCCTGAATCACTGTTGCAACCGGGATTTTTACCACTGGTGATCGCCGCTATCTCCGTTGTTTCAAAAGAGGGGTATTTTCAGTACATCGTACGACATCCCTCCACTGCCGCTTCGCGGATGTTGTATGCGAACGCATGGCACAGTCGATCAGATGCACTATCCTCACTCGCAGTTATTGTCGGGGTCGGCGGTGTACTGGCCGGATTCCCCTGGGCCGACGCGCTAGCAGCGACCGCGGTCGCGGGCCTGCTACTTGTAGTAGCTTACAGAATCGGCCGGGAAGGCGCTGAGGAGCTCATAGACTCAGCAGCATCTCCGCTTTTGAACGCTAATATGCGAAAGACCATCTTAACAATAGAAGGCGTACGAGATACGCATGAGTTGAGGACCCGTCGGATGGCTGACAAAGTACTGGCCGATGTGCATATACGAGTAGATCCCCTGATCAGTGTTTCTGAGGGTCACCGTATCGGTGACGAGGTGATGGATACCCTGAAGGCACAATTCGTAGAGGTTGGGGACGTAATCGTACACATTGACCCGGAAGACGATATTACAGACGACGATTACTCTAAACTACCTTTGCGATCTGTCATCGAAGCGGAAATCAACACGTGCCTTCAAAATCTGAAACAACATTTGGATAACCGATTTTCCCTACAGCCAAAAAACATAGTCGTACACTACCTTGACGACGGATATCAGGTCGAAATCTGGATGAGCATGCCTGATGAGGCAACTACCAGAGACTGCAGTCTTGTTTCATCCAGAATAAGGGATGAACTCATGAGGATCGATAATATTGGGCACGTCAGCGTCTTGTTTTCCTCAAATCAGTCCGCGTCGAATTAG
- a CDS encoding DedA family protein encodes MFKGLYDSVVRLSRHRHAPKYLAIVSFAESSFFPVPPDVMLAPMVLGNRKRAWRLAGLTTVASVAGGIFGYYLGGFGEWLVIFYGAQSALAQVQQWFTDYGIWIILVAGFTPVPYKIFTISAGMMGMSLATFVIASIIGRGARFFLVAGFIYFAGTFFTTDEDLIITIRRYIDLLGWIIIALLVTLFILLR; translated from the coding sequence ATGTTTAAGGGTCTGTACGATTCGGTCGTCAGGTTGTCTCGACATCGCCACGCACCAAAATATCTGGCCATTGTTTCCTTTGCTGAATCTTCTTTCTTCCCTGTTCCTCCTGATGTCATGCTGGCACCTATGGTGCTCGGCAACCGTAAACGTGCATGGCGTCTGGCGGGTTTGACTACGGTCGCGTCGGTCGCAGGTGGTATTTTCGGGTATTACCTAGGAGGGTTCGGAGAATGGTTGGTCATATTTTATGGCGCGCAATCGGCCCTGGCACAAGTACAGCAGTGGTTTACGGACTATGGTATCTGGATAATTCTTGTGGCCGGGTTTACACCCGTACCGTATAAAATCTTCACGATTAGTGCGGGTATGATGGGGATGTCGTTGGCCACGTTTGTAATAGCTTCAATTATCGGCCGAGGCGCTCGGTTTTTTCTTGTTGCGGGATTTATCTACTTTGCAGGTACGTTTTTTACGACTGACGAAGATTTAATCATTACTATCCGGCGCTATATCGACCTTTTGGGGTGGATAATTATCGCTCTGCTGGTCACGTTATTTATTCTGCTGCGTTGA
- a CDS encoding hemolysin family protein yields the protein MLICSAFFSASETALIALSKGRAKALLKERRRGARSLFILKSKPQKMLIAILIGNNLVNIGASAIATVIATRMLGSIGPGVAVGVLTVLVLIFGEVTPKSLATRYSERISLVVSPIVLWFQRTIYPVISLFEVIAEVVGKAAISSEDDPTVTESELISMIGYGEEEGTIDQGERVLIERAFALSDLTVADVMTPRHKVFTYDGRTPVSKALEDLKETPYSRIPLFSEDPDEIQTVLYMRDLMVAVIDEQTQVQVGEIGREAKFVPDTQPVTDTISGFRKEQQHMAIVVDEHGTMEGVVTFEDLLEELVGEIYDESDQKPVELVELGLNKISVDGAVEVRLIEEYFGTELPGKSTDTINRWILDHTERIPITGETFALDDFEVLVKSASRRRIHEVTIERLGHGPSLLDM from the coding sequence CTGTTAATTTGTTCGGCATTTTTTTCGGCATCGGAAACGGCTCTGATCGCCCTGTCCAAAGGGAGAGCAAAGGCGCTGCTAAAAGAGCGAAGACGAGGCGCCAGGTCGTTATTCATATTGAAAAGTAAGCCCCAGAAAATGCTGATCGCTATCCTGATCGGTAATAACTTGGTTAATATTGGTGCATCTGCGATAGCAACGGTGATCGCTACTCGAATGCTTGGAAGCATTGGTCCTGGAGTCGCGGTTGGCGTGCTTACCGTACTGGTGCTGATATTTGGAGAGGTCACGCCGAAGAGTCTTGCAACGCGTTATTCGGAAAGAATATCACTGGTCGTTTCACCCATAGTGCTCTGGTTTCAACGTACGATTTACCCCGTGATAAGCTTATTTGAAGTCATTGCAGAGGTTGTGGGAAAAGCTGCCATTTCGAGTGAAGACGATCCTACGGTGACTGAATCGGAGCTTATTAGCATGATCGGCTATGGTGAGGAGGAGGGAACGATTGACCAGGGTGAAAGAGTGCTGATCGAGAGGGCTTTTGCTTTATCTGACCTCACCGTTGCAGATGTAATGACACCACGACATAAGGTTTTTACTTATGATGGCCGGACACCTGTTTCCAAGGCCTTAGAAGATCTCAAAGAAACCCCCTACAGTCGGATCCCGTTGTTCTCTGAAGATCCCGATGAAATACAGACGGTCCTTTATATGAGGGACCTGATGGTCGCAGTAATCGATGAACAGACACAGGTGCAAGTGGGCGAAATCGGCCGAGAGGCGAAGTTTGTTCCCGATACTCAACCTGTAACCGATACTATCAGTGGATTCAGAAAGGAACAGCAACACATGGCTATTGTTGTTGATGAACATGGCACCATGGAGGGTGTCGTCACCTTTGAAGATCTTCTCGAGGAACTCGTTGGTGAGATCTATGACGAAAGTGACCAAAAACCTGTTGAGCTTGTTGAGTTAGGCCTGAACAAGATAAGCGTAGATGGCGCGGTGGAAGTCAGGCTGATTGAAGAGTATTTTGGTACCGAACTGCCCGGTAAATCCACGGATACGATCAATCGATGGATTCTTGACCACACAGAGCGAATTCCGATAACGGGCGAGACCTTTGCTCTAGATGATTTCGAAGTGTTGGTAAAAAGTGCATCCAGGCGAAGAATTCATGAGGTCACAATTGAGCGACTTGGACATGGTCCGAGCCTATTAGACATGTAA
- a CDS encoding integration host factor subunit alpha has product MTVTKADLANTLFEQLGLNKREAKEFIELFFEKIRESLENGESVKLSGFGGFSVRDKRSRPGRNPKTGEEVAVTPRRVVTYKASQKVKDRIAKNNVSAPVVGPETNDL; this is encoded by the coding sequence ATGACTGTCACTAAGGCAGATCTCGCGAATACATTGTTTGAGCAACTTGGCTTGAACAAGCGAGAAGCTAAGGAATTTATCGAGTTATTCTTCGAGAAAATTCGAGAATCGTTAGAAAATGGTGAATCTGTAAAGCTTTCCGGGTTCGGCGGCTTCAGTGTTCGAGACAAACGAAGTCGCCCAGGACGTAATCCTAAGACAGGTGAAGAGGTGGCTGTAACACCTCGGCGGGTGGTCACCTACAAGGCGAGTCAGAAAGTCAAGGATCGGATAGCCAAAAACAATGTGTCCGCACCAGTTGTTGGTCCCGAGACTAACGATCTATGA
- a CDS encoding branched-chain amino acid aminotransferase, which produces MKIESVKKSRLAEVDYANLGFGDYFSDHMVTCEFSGGMWGEPSIVPFSPIEMSPAALALHYGQTVFEGLKAFRGTDDRKIRLFRVDRNAARLTASCTRLCIPAPDESLVIDSIKQLVMLDQGWAPSRRGEALYVRPVLIATEPHLAVRPASRYRLLIFTSPVCEYFAQVKSPLYLKAEERYTRAPHGGTGYAKTASNYSVTLRPMNDSVEDGFDQILWLDGQEHKYVEEAGQMNIFFRLGDSVVTPDLSGTILPGVTRESVLTLLDDMGVTATERRLSMDELFLAQANGELYEAFGAGTASVVVPIGRIRYHDSDLRFPDEQQGNLCPELYNKILGIQHGELEDRHYWMMPLE; this is translated from the coding sequence ATGAAGATCGAGTCTGTTAAAAAAAGTCGCCTGGCGGAAGTCGATTATGCAAATTTGGGGTTTGGCGATTATTTTTCAGATCATATGGTTACCTGTGAGTTTTCAGGGGGCATGTGGGGGGAACCTTCGATTGTGCCGTTCTCTCCAATTGAAATGAGCCCGGCTGCGTTGGCGCTGCATTACGGCCAAACAGTTTTTGAAGGATTAAAGGCATTCCGGGGAACGGATGATCGCAAGATAAGACTTTTCAGGGTTGATCGAAATGCTGCACGCTTAACGGCTTCGTGTACTAGATTGTGTATACCCGCGCCAGATGAATCTCTCGTCATAGATTCGATCAAGCAGCTTGTAATGTTGGATCAGGGCTGGGCCCCATCTCGCAGAGGCGAGGCGTTATATGTTAGACCCGTGCTCATTGCAACGGAGCCCCATCTGGCTGTGCGACCGGCATCGCGGTATCGATTACTTATATTCACGTCGCCAGTATGTGAATATTTTGCACAGGTAAAGTCGCCGCTTTATCTCAAAGCAGAGGAAAGGTACACCAGAGCACCCCATGGCGGTACGGGTTACGCGAAAACCGCGAGTAACTACTCGGTGACACTGAGACCGATGAATGACAGCGTTGAGGATGGTTTTGACCAGATCCTGTGGCTTGACGGACAAGAACACAAGTATGTGGAAGAGGCCGGTCAGATGAATATATTTTTCCGACTGGGTGATTCGGTAGTCACTCCAGATCTGAGTGGCACGATACTACCTGGCGTAACACGTGAAAGTGTTCTAACTCTACTGGACGATATGGGCGTCACGGCTACTGAACGTCGTTTGTCTATGGACGAATTATTTCTAGCCCAAGCCAATGGCGAACTCTATGAAGCTTTTGGGGCCGGTACAGCATCGGTGGTCGTTCCCATTGGACGAATTCGCTACCACGACAGTGATCTGCGTTTCCCTGATGAGCAACAAGGTAACTTGTGTCCGGAACTATACAATAAGATTCTCGGTATACAGCACGGTGAACTCGAGGATCGCCATTACTGGATGATGCCGTTGGAGTGA
- the surE gene encoding 5'/3'-nucleotidase SurE: MHILLSNDDGHNAPGLKVLFDSVKAHGEITIVAPNENRSGASGSLTLTQPLTVKVSGKRCFVVDGTPVDCVHVALNGLLDSEPDMVISGINSGANLGDDVLYSGTVAAALEGRRLAYPGVAVSLAGSEPEHYWTAGQVVSEIISELKLNPLPARSILNVNVPDRALGDLNGYKITRLGYRKQSHPVVRISASGDCRQYRIGKIGKAADGGPGTDFSAVNDGYVSITPLRIDGTDHSQREHLADWALSLKLKS; encoded by the coding sequence ATGCATATATTGCTGAGTAATGACGATGGTCATAACGCCCCAGGTCTCAAGGTCCTTTTTGACAGCGTAAAAGCGCATGGCGAGATTACCATTGTTGCACCTAACGAAAACCGAAGCGGTGCAAGCGGCTCTTTGACTTTGACTCAACCATTGACTGTCAAGGTGTCAGGGAAAAGATGCTTTGTTGTAGACGGGACTCCAGTTGATTGCGTTCACGTGGCACTAAACGGGTTACTCGACAGTGAACCGGATATGGTTATTTCTGGAATCAACTCTGGCGCTAATTTGGGTGATGATGTACTTTATTCGGGGACCGTAGCGGCAGCGCTGGAGGGGCGGCGGTTGGCATATCCCGGGGTGGCGGTTTCACTGGCTGGTAGTGAGCCTGAGCACTATTGGACGGCAGGGCAGGTTGTCTCTGAAATCATATCTGAACTCAAGCTCAATCCTTTGCCCGCTCGATCAATCCTGAATGTTAACGTGCCGGATAGAGCACTGGGTGATCTTAATGGATACAAAATCACCCGGCTTGGTTATCGAAAGCAATCCCACCCTGTGGTCAGGATTAGCGCTAGCGGGGATTGCAGACAGTACCGTATCGGAAAAATTGGTAAAGCAGCTGATGGCGGACCCGGGACGGATTTTTCAGCGGTAAATGATGGCTACGTCTCCATAACACCGTTGCGTATTGATGGTACGGACCATAGTCAGCGTGAGCATTTAGCCGACTGGGCCCTAAGCCTTAAGCTTAAGAGTTAG
- a CDS encoding MerR family transcriptional regulator: protein MLDPSSGELPPIPAKRYFTIGEVSELCSVKPHVLRYWEQEFQQLQPVKRRGNRRYYQRHEVELIRTIRRLLYIEGYTISGAGNRLREEKQKSGKRLNKKLYDQVIEELTDISDLLRS from the coding sequence ATGCTCGATCCCTCGTCGGGGGAACTCCCACCGATACCTGCAAAAAGATACTTCACTATTGGTGAGGTAAGCGAACTCTGTTCTGTGAAACCTCATGTTCTAAGGTATTGGGAACAGGAGTTTCAGCAATTGCAGCCTGTAAAGCGTCGAGGTAATCGCCGCTATTACCAACGCCATGAGGTCGAGTTGATTAGAACGATCCGACGTCTACTCTATATTGAGGGCTATACGATAAGTGGTGCTGGTAATCGACTTAGAGAAGAAAAACAAAAGAGTGGCAAAAGGCTCAACAAGAAGCTTTACGATCAGGTAATTGAGGAACTCACAGATATTTCGGATCTCCTGCGATCGTAA
- a CDS encoding YtfJ family protein, producing the protein MVVLFVASNLVEAGLELNQEPPPVKLIGEVGGRLDGTAWSSSELKGVVHILMYVDPDKVKINEHVEEALAKEQYPTEQIRSVAITNLAVTWKPKFLIQNILKGKQKKYSRTINVTDKGKVLVEQWGLADHSYNVLVFGPSGNLLFNKSGALSAADVENLTAMVWSAISN; encoded by the coding sequence ATGGTCGTACTGTTTGTTGCCAGTAATCTGGTTGAGGCCGGGCTGGAGCTGAATCAGGAACCGCCGCCAGTTAAGTTGATAGGCGAAGTTGGAGGCAGGCTCGATGGTACTGCCTGGAGCAGTTCTGAGCTGAAAGGGGTAGTGCACATACTGATGTATGTTGATCCTGACAAAGTCAAGATCAACGAACATGTCGAAGAGGCATTGGCCAAAGAACAATATCCGACCGAACAAATCAGATCCGTAGCGATTACGAACTTGGCGGTAACCTGGAAACCAAAGTTCCTAATCCAAAACATTCTTAAAGGAAAACAAAAGAAATATTCCCGCACGATCAATGTTACAGACAAAGGTAAGGTACTGGTTGAACAGTGGGGACTGGCTGATCATAGCTATAATGTGTTGGTGTTTGGCCCCAGTGGGAATTTGTTATTCAATAAAAGCGGTGCGCTGTCGGCGGCAGATGTAGAGAATCTGACAGCCATGGTCTGGTCAGCAATATCTAATTGA
- a CDS encoding peptidoglycan DD-metalloendopeptidase family protein, translating to MKLTKLTTAVSMTLLLCACSGNPVIPVSDLTPEKSGYPVGIVAEGDSLYTISWEFGLDYREVALWNGLRSPYQVSPGQKIRLGPDREGRSNGNSSQTVAKALVSSEIRAQPLTEKGQKVSGSSIKKRSSSAIASQVQAWSWPNTGRVISGFSAADGDNGIDILGSEGSPVLAAAAGKIVYAGSGLRGYGLLLILKHDEHFLSAYAHNNRLLVDEGDSVQAEQLIAHMGSTGAETVRLHFEIRLDGKPVDPLKYLPERK from the coding sequence GTGAAGCTGACCAAACTAACCACTGCTGTGTCAATGACCTTGTTGCTGTGCGCCTGTAGTGGTAACCCAGTGATTCCGGTCAGTGACCTGACACCGGAAAAATCAGGATACCCAGTAGGTATAGTGGCTGAAGGAGATTCGCTGTATACCATTTCATGGGAGTTCGGACTCGACTATCGTGAAGTCGCGCTTTGGAACGGGCTAAGATCCCCATACCAGGTGAGCCCTGGCCAGAAGATTCGACTAGGTCCTGACAGGGAGGGACGCTCTAACGGAAACAGCTCACAGACGGTCGCCAAAGCGCTGGTGAGCTCTGAAATACGTGCACAGCCGCTTACCGAGAAAGGCCAGAAAGTCTCAGGCAGTTCGATCAAAAAACGTTCATCTAGCGCTATCGCAAGTCAGGTACAGGCCTGGTCATGGCCAAATACGGGGCGTGTGATCAGCGGGTTTTCAGCGGCAGACGGTGACAACGGCATAGACATACTGGGTAGCGAGGGGAGCCCAGTGCTGGCAGCAGCGGCTGGGAAGATAGTCTACGCCGGATCCGGTCTAAGGGGTTATGGCCTTCTGCTGATACTCAAGCACGACGAACATTTCCTCAGTGCTTATGCTCACAACAATCGGTTATTGGTCGATGAAGGGGATTCAGTGCAGGCGGAGCAGTTGATTGCACACATGGGCAGTACCGGTGCAGAAACGGTTAGGCTGCACTTCGAGATCCGTTTAGATGGGAAACCAGTAGATCCGCTAAAGTATCTGCCCGAAAGAAAATAA